The genome window GACTTGGACAGAGCGGTAAACTTTTACTCGCGTTGCTTCGGCTGGAAGTTCTTTGGGGATGTGAACGCCCAACAGTCTGATGATCCATATATGAGGCAATGGGGATCTTCACACTTTGACGTACAGCCCAtgaacttcttcaactcaagCCAGAGCGGAGGATCTCGCATCACAGGAGCCTTGATGCAAGTGAGAGACACGGGAGACAGCCGTGCTCAGCTCGAATACAAGCGACAGATAGCCATGGCTCGCGGTGTAACACCAGCATGCCACATCCGAGTGGCTGATCTTAGTATTGCCGAGACGTTGATCGAGAATAACTACGGCGAGATCAAGCAGCTGCGATACGGCGTTCGACAATGCATCATGGATATTGGAGAGTTTGTTGACCCTGAGGGAAACTTGATCGGACTGGTATCTCTTCACCCGGAGAATGCCACTACTGCTATGTAACGTGGATTTTCGAGTTGAATGGGAAATGGTTATTGTGGAGGATAAAGGAATACCCGATGGTTCATTTTTCATTCTTCCGCTCATGCGAGCGTCCAATGTTTTAGGGAACTGCCACGGATCTGCCTAGAGAGCTAATGATGGCAtttggagtttggagttTTGCGTCCAGAATATCATGGACACTTGGCGTTGTGTTGCAGAGGAGAAGGGAGGGAGTGTTGATAACCCCATGCTTCTAGCTCAGCTTATTTAGTACCTAATTTGGAAGTGAATTAGAGTCCATAGCCGACCTCGGATCGGAAAGCAACCGGGTCGGAAATCTAGGATACGCTCTGTAGTCACAACAATTACTACTAATACACATAATCACCAATGAATAAAACGGTGACTGAACCCCGAGATGTCCCTCTCCAAGCATCAGCAAGTTTTCCTAACAAAGCTAGCTCGTCGAGGTGAAAACCCGACCTGTTTGGCTGTCATGAGAAGCCCTGTTCCGTCATGACAAGTCAACTCCCGAAACGAATAGCCGGGAGGTTCGGAAAACCCATTACCCGCCCACTAAACTACAGCGCCAGACTGCTCTGTCTAGGCCTGCCCCGGACTTGAGCCCCCGCTGTTCTCACTGTCCTGCCACTCATGACCCCTCTATCCTCGGTCTCCACATGCAGAGACCGGGGAGATCCTCCACTTCGCTTCCGGTCAAAGGTGAAGGTTCTCTTGTACGGGGACCACCCGGCAGCCGTTGGAGGAGAGCTTATGAGGGTGACCCGCCTAAATATTCCTGTAAGTGCTGTTTTGGTATCATACCGAATGCCGATTATCGCTTCCGAACTTTGGTCGCGGAATTGTATTTGAGCTTAGACGGAGGTCGATTTACGGCCAGACCCGGCCTTAATAAACGGATATCCCCCGCCAACGGCCCGTCGACTTCTATCGTCATTGCCGGCTCAAGTTCTCTCTCTCATAACATCTCTTCCTAGACTTCTTGTTCTCTGATCTGTCTCTGGAAGAAAGAGCCCTGGCGCATGAAGCTCTCAATTGATCGTGCATATAAGCATATACTCCAGCTACTTTCCTAACCGACAGCAGGGTTGTCGGCACTGAAGCTATTCCCGACCTTCTC of Fusarium musae strain F31 chromosome 5, whole genome shotgun sequence contains these proteins:
- a CDS encoding hypothetical protein (EggNog:ENOG41); the encoded protein is MDLDTDRRTPSPVPSLGYDALNTPTAEMLTPPAFASTFSLPINAAKNISLGANASPRIANDNDLLPSSLPQTETCGSERPDMSCMGGTPDFLLLYCFDLDRAVNFYSRCFGWKFFGDVNAQQSDDPYMRQWGSSHFDVQPMNFFNSSQSGGSRITGALMQVRDTGDSRAQLEYKRQIAMARGVTPACHIRVADLSIAETLIENNYGEIKQLRYGVRQCIMDIGEFVDPEGNLIGLVSLHPENATTAM